One Avibacterium avium genomic window carries:
- the metH gene encoding methionine synthase, with translation MKQHPSFSLIQQALKDRILILDGAMGTMIQQYKLTEADFRGERFKDSTIDLRGNNDLLTLTQPLVIQAIHEKYLAAGADIIETNTFSATTIAQADYALESIAYELNFAGAKLARLAADKYSTPEKPRFVAGVLGPTNRTASISPNVNDPAYRNITFMQLVDAYAEATKGLIEGGADLIMIETIFDTLNAKAAAFAIDQVFEELDVKLPIMISGTITDASGRTLSGQTTEAFYNSLRHVKPLSFGLNCALGPKELRQYVEVMSKICETFVSVHPNAGLPNAFGGYDLGAEEMAAYIQEWAQNGWLNIVGGCCGTTPEHIHAIAEVVKNVPPRALPDLPVAMRLSGLEPLNIDENSLFVNVGERNNVTGSAKFKKLIKEDRYAEAIEIAIDQVENGAQVIDVNMDEALLDSEKCMVQFLNIMATEPDAAKVPVMIDSSKWEVIEAGLQSIQGKGIVNSISLKEGKEKFVEQAKLIRRYGAAAVVMAFDEVGQADTEERKVEICTRAYHILVDEVGFPPEDIIFDPNIFAIGTGIEEHNNYGVDFINATGRIKRSLPHAKISGGVSNVSFSFRGNNPMREAIHAVFLYHAIKQGMDMGIVNAGQLAIYDDLDPELREIVEDAVLNRRADATDRLLDIADKYKGSASESSDNAVAEWRTWPVEERLKHALVKGITSHIIEDTEEARLQFSSPLEVIEGPLMAGMDVVGDLFGDGKMFLPQVVKSARVMKQSVAYLEPFINATKQQGVSSGKVVIATVKGDVHDIGKNIVSVVLQCNNFEVIDLGVMVPADKIIETAINEKADIIGLSGLITPSLDEMEYFLGEMNRLGLSLPVIIGGATTSKEHTAIKLYPKYKHEVIYTTNASRAVTVCAALMNPESKAELWQRTKKEYEKIQHSFANRKPLRQQLPIEEARANAFPAFSGEWADYQVPQPKQTGIVEYKNVPISTLRQFIDWSPFFRLWGLMGGYPDAFDYPEGGEEARKVYNDAQQMLDEFEQNGKLKPSGIMGIFPAYRKGDDIEIYQNSDRTSVAGVAHHLRQQSERGKNSKSPYNVALSDFIADRESGQQDWFGMFAVCAGIEEHDLVEGFKAAGDDYSAILLQAVGDRLAEAMAEYLHFELRTKVWGYSNETFNNENLIAENYVGIRPAPGYPSCPEHTEKQLIWDLLEVEQRIGMKLTESYAMWPAASVCGWYFTHPASNYFTLGRIDQDQALDYAQRKGWNEKEMHKWLGVSMK, from the coding sequence TCCGCGGTGAGCGCTTTAAAGACAGCACCATCGATCTACGCGGCAATAATGATTTACTTACGCTTACTCAGCCTTTGGTGATTCAAGCGATTCACGAAAAATATCTTGCCGCAGGGGCGGATATTATTGAAACCAACACCTTTTCAGCCACCACCATTGCGCAAGCGGATTATGCCCTTGAAAGCATTGCTTATGAGCTGAATTTTGCTGGCGCGAAATTGGCGCGTTTGGCGGCGGATAAATATAGCACGCCAGAAAAACCACGTTTTGTAGCTGGCGTACTTGGGCCGACTAACCGTACCGCCTCTATTTCGCCGAATGTGAACGATCCTGCTTACCGCAATATCACCTTTATGCAGTTGGTTGATGCCTATGCAGAAGCCACCAAAGGATTAATCGAAGGCGGCGCGGATCTCATTATGATCGAAACCATTTTCGATACGCTCAATGCCAAAGCGGCGGCATTCGCCATTGATCAAGTATTTGAAGAACTTGACGTTAAATTGCCAATTATGATTTCAGGCACGATTACCGATGCTTCAGGGCGCACCCTTTCAGGGCAAACTACGGAAGCCTTTTATAACTCGTTGCGTCACGTTAAGCCATTAAGCTTTGGATTAAACTGCGCCCTTGGGCCAAAAGAATTGCGTCAATATGTGGAAGTGATGTCAAAAATCTGCGAAACCTTTGTTTCCGTGCACCCAAATGCAGGCTTACCAAATGCCTTTGGCGGTTATGATTTAGGCGCAGAAGAAATGGCCGCTTATATTCAAGAATGGGCGCAAAACGGCTGGCTGAACATTGTAGGCGGCTGTTGTGGAACAACCCCAGAACATATCCACGCCATTGCAGAAGTGGTGAAAAACGTGCCGCCAAGAGCCTTGCCTGATTTGCCTGTGGCAATGCGTTTATCAGGCTTAGAACCCTTAAACATTGATGAAAACAGTCTATTTGTAAATGTGGGCGAACGTAATAATGTTACTGGTTCAGCGAAATTTAAAAAATTAATTAAAGAAGATCGCTATGCCGAAGCCATTGAGATTGCCATAGACCAAGTGGAAAATGGCGCTCAGGTGATTGATGTGAATATGGACGAAGCCTTGCTCGATAGCGAAAAATGTATGGTTCAATTCCTTAATATTATGGCAACCGAACCTGATGCCGCGAAAGTGCCAGTGATGATCGATTCCTCTAAATGGGAAGTGATAGAAGCGGGCTTACAATCGATTCAAGGCAAAGGGATTGTAAATTCCATTTCCCTGAAAGAAGGTAAAGAAAAATTTGTTGAGCAAGCCAAATTGATCCGCCGTTACGGTGCAGCCGCCGTGGTGATGGCATTTGATGAAGTGGGACAAGCAGATACTGAAGAACGCAAGGTGGAAATCTGTACCCGTGCTTACCATATTTTGGTTGATGAAGTGGGCTTTCCGCCTGAAGACATTATTTTCGATCCAAATATTTTTGCGATCGGTACGGGTATTGAAGAGCATAATAACTATGGGGTAGATTTCATTAACGCCACAGGACGCATTAAGCGCTCACTCCCCCACGCTAAAATTTCTGGCGGTGTGTCCAATGTTTCCTTCTCGTTCCGTGGCAACAATCCAATGCGTGAAGCCATTCACGCCGTTTTCCTTTATCACGCCATCAAACAAGGTATGGATATGGGAATCGTCAATGCAGGGCAACTGGCAATTTATGATGATCTTGATCCTGAACTGCGTGAAATTGTCGAAGATGCGGTGCTAAATCGCCGTGCAGATGCCACCGATCGCCTGCTTGATATTGCGGATAAATACAAAGGCTCAGCCAGTGAAAGTAGCGATAATGCCGTGGCAGAATGGCGTACTTGGCCAGTAGAAGAGCGTTTAAAACACGCCTTAGTGAAAGGCATTACTAGCCATATAATTGAAGATACGGAAGAAGCGCGTCTGCAATTTAGCTCACCACTAGAAGTGATCGAAGGCCCATTAATGGCGGGAATGGACGTGGTTGGTGATCTATTCGGGGACGGTAAAATGTTCCTACCACAAGTGGTGAAATCTGCGCGTGTAATGAAACAATCAGTCGCCTATTTAGAACCTTTTATCAACGCCACCAAACAGCAAGGTGTATCAAGCGGAAAAGTGGTGATCGCCACGGTAAAAGGCGATGTACACGACATCGGCAAAAACATTGTCAGCGTGGTGCTGCAATGTAATAACTTTGAAGTGATCGATCTCGGTGTGATGGTACCAGCGGATAAAATCATTGAAACGGCGATCAACGAAAAAGCCGATATTATCGGTTTAAGCGGTTTGATCACGCCATCGTTAGATGAAATGGAATATTTCTTAGGTGAAATGAACCGTCTTGGCTTGAGCTTGCCTGTAATTATCGGCGGCGCAACCACGTCAAAAGAACATACCGCCATCAAACTTTATCCAAAATACAAGCACGAAGTGATCTACACCACCAATGCGTCCCGTGCTGTAACGGTTTGTGCCGCCTTGATGAATCCAGAAAGCAAAGCAGAACTTTGGCAACGAACCAAAAAAGAATATGAAAAAATTCAGCATAGCTTTGCTAACCGTAAACCTCTGCGCCAACAGCTTCCAATTGAAGAAGCGCGTGCTAACGCTTTCCCAGCATTTTCTGGCGAATGGGCGGATTATCAAGTGCCACAACCAAAACAAACGGGCATTGTGGAATACAAAAATGTGCCAATTTCCACCTTACGCCAATTTATTGACTGGTCGCCATTTTTCCGTTTATGGGGGTTAATGGGCGGTTATCCTGATGCCTTTGACTATCCAGAGGGCGGCGAAGAAGCGCGCAAAGTCTATAATGATGCGCAACAAATGCTTGATGAATTTGAGCAAAACGGCAAACTCAAACCAAGTGGAATTATGGGCATTTTCCCAGCCTATCGTAAGGGCGATGATATTGAAATTTATCAAAATTCTGACCGCACTTCTGTGGCAGGCGTGGCGCATCATCTGCGCCAACAAAGTGAACGTGGCAAAAATAGCAAAAGCCCTTATAACGTCGCCTTAAGTGATTTTATTGCTGATCGTGAAAGCGGCCAACAAGATTGGTTCGGAATGTTTGCGGTGTGCGCAGGAATTGAAGAACACGATTTAGTGGAAGGATTCAAAGCCGCAGGCGATGATTACAGCGCTATTTTACTGCAAGCCGTTGGCGACCGCTTAGCCGAAGCAATGGCAGAATACTTACACTTTGAACTTCGCACAAAGGTTTGGGGCTATTCCAATGAAACCTTCAATAACGAAAATCTGATCGCAGAAAATTATGTGGGTATCCGCCCTGCACCGGGTTATCCAAGCTGCCCAGAACATACGGAAAAACAACTGATTTGGGATTTACTTGAAGTGGAACAACGCATTGGAATGAAACTCACCGAAAGTTACGCAATGTGGCCCGCTGCCAGCGTCTGCGGTTGGTACTTCACCCACCCTGCCAGCAACTACTTCACCCTAGGCCGCATTGACCAAGACCAAGCCTTAGACTACGCCCAACGCAAAGGCTGGAACGAAAAAGAAATGCACAAATGGCTTGGGGTTTCGATGAAGTAA